A single genomic interval of Eurosta solidaginis isolate ZX-2024a chromosome 3, ASM4086904v1, whole genome shotgun sequence harbors:
- the LOC137243295 gene encoding heme A synthase COX15, whose amino-acid sequence MVYVAVALGGVTRLTESGLSMVNWKLLGEKKPSNLEEWKTEFSKYQQFPEFKMKNRSMTLEEFKFIYMMEYMHRMWGRGIGAVFLIPAIYFWSRGYFTKSTKTRVLLLGTLIGLQGLMGWYMVKSGLEDKFHEINDVPRVSQYRLASHLGLAFILYSLFLSSGLSKLMPVTKIHTSSINLVNLKYLAHLSKGLVFLTAISGAFVAGLDAGLVYNSFPKMADKWIPDDILSFQPIQRNFTENPTTVQFDHRILGITTLVTVSGLWLYSRKCVLSKRATYAINSAMAMAWIQATLGITTLLNHVPVPLATAHQSGSLLLLTFALWIGQELRLLKYIPK is encoded by the exons ATGGTATATGTTGCAGTAGCTCTTG GCGGTGTAACAAGACTGACAGAATCAGGACTCTCGATGGTGAACTGGAAGTTGCTTGGTGAGAAAAAGCCATCGAATTTAGAGGAATGGAAAACAGAATTTTCTAAATACCAACAGTTTCCGGAGTTTAAAAT gaAAAATCGTTCAATGACTTTGGaagaatttaaatttatatatatgatgGAATATATGCACAGAATGTGGGGGCGTGGGATCGGAGCTGTTTTTTTGATTCCCGCAATTTATTTTTGGAGTCGCGGCTATTTCACAAAATCCACTAAAACGCGTGTTTTATTACTTGGTACACTTATTGGCCTGCAAGGCTTAATGGGTTGGTATATGGTAAAGTCGGGCTTGGAAGATAAATTCCACGAAATAAATGACGTTCCCAGAGTGTCACAATATCGATTGGCTTCACATTTAGGACTGGCGTTTATACTATACAGTTTATTTTTGTCTTCGGGACTAAGCAAGTTAATGCCGGTGACGAAGATTCATACATCATCAATAAACTTAGTTAACTTAAAATATCTGGCACATCTATCTAAAGGCTTGGTTTTTCTAACAGCAATATCAGGAGCATTTGTAGCAGGACTTGATGCTGGATTGGTATATAATTCATTCCCAAAAATGGCTGATAAATGGATTCCAGATGACATTCTATCATTTCAACCAATACAAAGAAACTTTACAGAAAATCCGACTACAGTACAATTTGATCACAGAATTTTAGGAATAACAACACTCGTGACAGTTTCTGGGCTATGGCTTTATTCCAGAAAATGTGTCTTATCAAAACGGGCTACCTACGCTATAAATTCTGCAATGGCAATGGCATGGATACAAGCCACTTTAGGTATAACAACTCTCTTAAATCATGTCCCTGTTCCACTCGCTACAGCTCATCAATCTGGTTCATTATTATTGTTGACTTTCGCTCTTTGGATAGGACAAGAGTTGCGTTTACTTAAATATATtcctaaataa